From a region of the Anomaloglossus baeobatrachus isolate aAnoBae1 unplaced genomic scaffold, aAnoBae1.hap1 Scaffold_3399, whole genome shotgun sequence genome:
- the LOC142271878 gene encoding LOW QUALITY PROTEIN: cocaine esterase-like (The sequence of the model RefSeq protein was modified relative to this genomic sequence to represent the inferred CDS: inserted 1 base in 1 codon): MSGAVLRVVALCSLGLGVLGSVEDDHRQVKTQYGELRGKTLSAEGTDRTVHAFYGVPFAKPPVGPLRFAAPEPPTAWTSVREASDYAPICLQDYHAMEQLLEAVKAKFDLPPVSEDCLYLNIFTPADRVKGEKLPVMVFIHGGGLSMGGAMMFEGSALGAHENLVVVSIQYRLGLLGFLSSGDDRAPGNYGFLDQVAALQWVQENIADFGGDPDSVTIFGESAGGISVSALVASPLAKGLFHRAIAESGVALMPGLVAKSXEESVFYSNIVANISGCAVDALVDCLKAKSGEEILSVVLSM; the protein is encoded by the exons TAGAGGACGATCACCGTCAGGtgaagacacagtatggggagctgcGGGGGAAGACGCTGTCTGCAGAGGGAACAGACAGAACCGTCCATGCCTTCTATGGAGTCCCCTTCGCCAAACCTCCGGTGGGTCCATTGAGGTTTGCAGCCCCAGAACCTCCCACAGCATGGACCTCCGTGCGGGAGGCCTCCGACTACGCCCCGAT ATGTTTACAGGATTATCACGCGATGGAGCAGTTACTGGAGGCAGTGAAGGCCAAATTTGATTTACCCCCAGTATCGGAGGACTGTCTGTACCTAAACATATTCACACCTGCGGATCGAGTGAAGGGGGAGAAGCTGCCG GTCATGGTGTTCATACATGGAGGCGGCCTGTCGATGGGGGGAGCCATGATGTTTGAGGGTTCTGCACTAGGTGCTCATGAAAACCTTGTAGTGGTCTCCATCCAGTACCGGCTGGGGCTCCTCGGCTTCTTGAG CTCTGGAGATGACCGAGCTCCTGGGAACTATGGCTTCTTGGATCAGGTTGCAGCCCTCCAGTGGGTTCAGGAGAACATTGCGGATTTCGGAGGGGACCCCGACTCTGTGACGATATTTGGGGAGTCTGCGGGGGGAATCAGCGTCTCAGCACTG GTGGCGTCTCCATTGGCCAAAGGCTTATTCCACAGAGCTATTGCGGAGAGTGGCGTAGCCTTAATGCCGGGTTTGGTGGCCAAGT AAGAAGAAAGTGTGTTTTACAGCAAT ATTGTGGCCAATATTTCGGGCTGCGCTGTGGACGCGCTGGTGGACTGTCTGAAGGCGAAATCTGGAGAAGAGATCCTGTCTGTGGTTCTGTCTATG